A region of the Sarcophilus harrisii chromosome 3, mSarHar1.11, whole genome shotgun sequence genome:
TAAGTTTAGCCCTTTCATCAGCTTGGTTTTCACAAAGATGATCTATGTTTCTTTTGCCTTGTCCTTTTTTATCTATTTGATGCTTATCTTTATTCAAGAATTTTAATAGTTCATTCTTACTGTTCATCTGTGAGCTTCGTACAgggaatatttttctattatatttaagcTGAATTTTCCTAGCTGCCTGTTGCAATCCCGATTTAATAGATCTATAAGCAAGTCGACTAGCATACTGATCCATTATTAACTCACTATTAGCACCTTCCCTTTTCAGAACTTGGATAATGTGACCAGCATATTCATCTGTCACACTTTCACAGCTGGGATACTTGGATGTCAGACCTGACATGAAGGAATTCTGAAATAAAGAATGGTTAAGTGGGTCAACTTCTCTTGGCCACTGTTCAGTCTGTATATTCCACTTCTCTTTTGAGTAAcagtctctctcatctcttttgaGACAAAGACTATCTACATGACAGTTATTCTTCTTTAGCCTCAGTAGTTTACAATGTTTTGATTTTACCATTTTCTTAGCTTCTCTGATGACATTCCCAGCCACATCACCTGCATAGTCCTGTAAACACTGTAAAGTCTCATCTTTATTTACAAGTGCAGCATATCCAGATGTTTGAGACTGAAcatttaaatgagattttatacTAGGTTCTTGGAAGCTTTTATCATGTAAATAGGAAGCAGCCATGTCAGTTGCCAAAGAAATTATATGTGTTGCTAAATTATTTGCATATTGGGCTGTTTTTTCTGAACACTCTGATTTCATATGCATTTCTGGATATTCTTCATCTTCACTGCTTTCAACTtcttctgaaagagacctcatGAGTTTCAACATAAACTCTTCTTTTTCTATGGTATTTTGCTCATTTTCAGATAAACCATTAAGAGATGGATTTCGAGGTGTAGAAGGTGGCGTAGCAGGTGCAAATTCTTTTGCTAATTCTCCTTTgagttttttagttaatttccTTAGGTTCTGCTCTGAACTAATCTGGAGTGGTACTAGAGGAGTTGGTGGAGGGGTATGAGGTATTATATTCCCATCTCTGATTTTTTGTTTATCTTCCACCTGCGAAATGTCTTCACCAGAAAGCACTGTAGGAGAGAAAGTGTGAGCAGGAGAAAACCAGATTTCTTGTCCAAAAGGTAGAGAACCAAGCACAGTTTTACTTAGGTCATGTTTTTTCAATGATTTGTCAAAAGACTTTATTGAAGAATCCATTGCCTCAGTGAGTTCCTCTGTATTCTGTCCTTGGAATGTTATATCTGGACAAGGTGGTATTGTAGCTGAAGAAATCTTGGGAGCCACGGATTCCTTATATTCTGGAACATAATCCTTTACTAATAAGGGCATATCCTGAGTAGACTGATATGGACCATCTTGAAAGTTGGTAACCTCATTCAGGGTCAACTGTGACTCCTCTTTAACAGCAGGCAAAAATTGTTTCTCTGTTGTTTCATGTTTCTTTACTAAACTAGGTACATCTTTTCTAAAGCTGTTTACACATGTTGGCATACCAGTACTATGTGCCAAATTCTTGTTGTTTGATGCTACCAATGTGCTTTCATCTATGgagtattttataatatatttagatAGATGATCAGCAAAATAGTTTTTAGAGCTACTTTCACCATGCTGTAGAGATGTTCCATCATGTGTTAAAAggattttttcttctgctttacCTTTCTTTAAATAATCTGACAATTCTCCAACTCCTTTGGTAACTTTAGAGGTGGCAATTGCTTCATAAGTTTCAGTTACTATCATATCTACCATTGTTCCAGAGAAACTATTGATAGCTGATAGATCACAAGCTAATTCTGAACAAtcattaattccaatgctatttGTTAATTTAAGATCATTCTGATTATATGAAAACTCATGGTTATTTTCATTACTTGCATTATGTTTTGAAGACAGATAAATATTTCTAAGACAAGCTActtcctcttctttattttttgtcataaAGGATGTTTGGGTAGAATCATTATTCATCTTATGACTATTATCTGATGGCAGATGAGAACTTAGCTGATATGTATTAGATGAAGTGTAATATCTGCCAAGAGCACTTCCTGCCAAGGGCACTGGTATAGAAGTTACAATACCAGAAGTACAAAACAAAGCCTGTTGTACTGTGTATTCTTTTGTGTAGTCTTGTACTGGATTCAATGCTCTCAGCATTTGATCATGACAAGTAGGAAAAGAAGCCGAGGTTTGTGTTGACTGCAACACACTTTCTGCACTGACACACTTGATGTTATCCATAGAGACACTAATTGCTGCTTTTGTGGTAAAAGTCACATCAACTTGTGATAATTCAATGAATGCTTCCTGTATGACAGATTCAGACAAATCCTTTGCATATGACCTTACTACTTTGTCTTCATAATCAAAAGGACTGTTGTGTGTCCCTGTGGGTGTTGATGGATGGGAAAACTGGCATACTTCCATAAGACCTTCAAAAATAAGTTCTTCAGCAAGGTCTGCAGCAAACCTGGCAGCAGTGTTAGTAAATATCTGCTTTTTGACAAAATGTAAATCTCGTAAAGCACTGGTTAGAGCATCACCAACCAGAAAGCTGGCCAAACCACTGATGGCACGCTCCTTCAGCGAAAATGCTCTCCGCCTTCCAATTTCATTAAACGCCATGTCAAAGACTGAAGATGTCAATTTCATTGCTAAGCTACAAAGAGCATTGGTACATGAAGAGACTCCCTTCTGTAAGTCTTTAAAAGCATAGCCAAAACTTTTTTCCACAAGGTCAGCAGCAAATTTCTGAATATTCTGCTTAATCATTAAAGATTTGTATTTTGATCTTACTTTCCAATCAAGTTCCCTGGGTTTAAGATCTAGAGTGGATACAATACTATCAATGCAAGATAGATTTTCAGTGTATTTGGGGACAAACTGAGAATGAAAAACCGAGCCAAGTATTTCACATGATACATTGTTTGCATAATCAGAGTAAGCatgataataaatattatcatGATTTTCATTAAACTTTTCTCCATTGACATCAATGTGGCAGTAGCACTCGGTAGTAGAACAGCTCCCCAGAGGACTGAAAGCTGAAGATCGAATGGGACTAAACAGACCACTGTCCTCTCCTGATGTCTTCACTGGACGAGGGGAGTCTGGGACATCATACAAATTACTGTAGGGAGATTCTGGTTTACGAGGAGTTGGTTTTCTTACATTAGCTGGGAGAGTGGGACGATCAAACTTGAATTTCTGAGGATTCATGGTAGTGGTAATGGAACAAGACTTCCCATGTTTGTGAACTCTTTTTTTGGATGGATTTCCTACAACAGGTTCCCATTTCAGTTGACAAGAAGCATCTGAAGCTTGTTCTAGCTCATCAAACTGATCAAAACTGTCaaaaaattcacctatttcaGAATCTGAGTCTTCTATACCATCTTTCCCTACAGGAATCTTTGGCAACTCAAGTTTTGCTTTTAAGCTTTTTTGATACCCTTCTTCATCTAAGAAAATAACAGGGCTTGGGCTTGAACATTCTGATTCAGATGAATCAGCTGGAGAAGATGAAAATAGCGTTTTTTGTAATGTAACATTTATATCTGAAGGATGACATGACTTATACAAACTCCTTTGAGTCCAAGGTTCAGAAATAGAAGTTGTGACTGAATTTTTCACATTGGAAGGTTGCTCCTTAAATCCCAAAACATTAATTAGGGAAGATGAAGAAGACTTGGCCACTGACTTCTGTCTCATAGAGGTAATCAGGAACTCTGAATCACTGGCTTCTAAGCAGTGAGCAGGGATAGTCTGTGAAGCAGCATCACATTGGCTCTGCAATGTAGCAAAGCTTATtcctaaagcaaaaataaaagtattcttcaacaaaaaaattaatttttcttatactaCCTGCAacaaaatgtatgtgtgtgtgtgtgtgtgtgtgtatatgatgaaaggagaaaggatggaaggaagggggggaggagcaaagggagggaggggagaagggagtgtgtgtgtataagttACAAAGTCTTCTGTAACTTATACACTGTTAAACCAAAGTTTTCACCTTAAGTCATATGATATCTCTGTTCAATATTCTACAATTCCTAAGTTGGAAGACTACTGGTTTTCCATTTGATGAGCAAAATCAGGGATGTAGTGGAGACAGCTCATATCAGCTCAAGAAAGGTGATTGTTAAGTTTCTCATGTGAATATTTACAcctcaaaaatcagcaaatgctacaaattagggtTTGATTGTTTTGCTGACTGTTCAGAtttaagtgataaagaaaatttaaatgttttatgcaTTCATTCCTCCTCCCCAGAAAGCTGGTTGTTATACATTTGTTGATAAACCATAGACTACATGGATTttacaacaaaattaaaattttaaaacttgtgaCATCACAAATTATGAGCTCCACTAAGGAGTTGCAAATTTAGGAAAATACTTTTCTCAAGAGTCAGGAAATATCAATAtgttaatcagagaaaaaaaaatttttatgtttattatccCTATAATGCTATCATCTAGCTCAAGAAAACACAACAGAAAACTTACCATCACTATGCATCTTGGAAGGTTCATCTTCATCTAACTGTTCAAATGCAGTGACAAAATCATCCTCAATAGAAGACACCGACTGATTAGTGTCATCATCATCTCCATGACATTTCTCCAGGTGACGTTTCTGACGTAAGTATGTTTCCAAAGTATAGCGGATGCCTGTCGCATATTTGCTTAgtagattaaatacaaaatcaacTCTGAGTCTTGGGGATGTTGCTGGAGATACTCTCATTACACAAAGCACGCTAGAAAAATGATTCTTGGAGAAGATAATAGgagattaaaaatattattttccaacaTTTGTCTGTAAATGAAAATCTAGAAATAATACATCTTAAAAGGGGAAAGATGCTGCCCAAATAGTAGCATAGTCTACTATTAGTAGACAATAGTCTATTCCTGTCTGTTAATTTACAACATTTCTGTTtactccccctttttttttgagaacttaccttcatttctcttctttttcttttatatctttatgtTTCCTCTCTATTCTGATCATCTATATAAAATGCTGCTAATCCCTCACACTCAATTAAAAACCTCTCCTCTTTCAGTCTCAAAATCATCTCAGAGAGATTTTTCCTTGACCATTATCACTTGTACCattcaatagaaattatttactgtttaaaaataattatcatgtTGCTATATTAAACTATAATTTATCTCTAATACCATGACTGAATTTTTTATTGAGTTTTATGGATTGTTTCCCCAGCTGATCAAAGACAGAAATGGTATCCTGTGTTTTTCTTCATCATCTAGCATGGTGTTATACATATAAGCAGACTTTGCAGTTAGAATGAGTAGCCTCATCTATACAGCAGCAGAAAGGTGAGAAAGGATTCAGTTTCATGCCTTTTTGACTCCAAGGTCCTAAACTCTAAACACAATGGTGTCATTAACAGAAAGACTGAACTCCTAAGAACAGATTTTTGAAACTGCTTCAGTTTAATATGTATTGGGTTTCAAATCCTGTAAGTAATTGAGAGGTAGATttagagcttaaaaaaaaaaaaaaagctaagatcAGAGATACACATCTGAATTTGATCCATAAAAATACAAGTTTAAGTTAAGGAAGTCAATTTCACTGAAAGATTAGAGAATttcaataaaaaggaagaaacaaagagtggtaaaaagaaaggataaaaacaaaaaaactgtggtgtgataaaaaagcaaagaagaaagttttttttgaGACTTAAAAGATACTAAATgtcaaatcttataaaaataaatagcttgCATgtacatagaattttaaaatttgcaaggcacattacaaaaattatctcatttgatccttaaaacaacacTGGAAGacagctgctattattatcctcattaaaAGAAGATATACTCACACACTGCATTATAGATTAATTAAGAATAAAGAGtctaaataaggaaataagagatCAGAACTGTAATCTCAACTTTAAGatatcaaataaaaatgcaagttcATATTCTTCATgcataatttttaagaaatctttgaaaaaaacTCTTCATGAATATCTAAAATTCCAAGacataaaattattcattttgatgTACACCACAGAGATCATATACTTgattaacaaataattattgcCTAAGTTCTATAGATCTGgttgtctcatttttttaaatgcccctgttttgggtttttttttttttttttagaaataaaatactatgttaaAATTACACATTCCTAGTCACCTGCTTTGCATGACTTCTTTTAGCTGGAAGAtgaaattaaacatatattctagaacaaataacaaaaatagcaaaTGTAGGACATATTGTGATGTGTTAAGTGCCTATATTCTATATAATCAGGTATTTGAAGAAAGTAAGCAATTAATTCAAGAGCATGATGAATGAATACAAAGCAATAAAAGTCATATTTCTCAttacttaaatttaaattaatataaaccAATTTATTCTCTATGGTCCAAATTTAACTTCAATTCTTGATAAGTAATATTTTCTTAAGAAAACTCCAGGCATctgatctagagtcaggaagacccaagttcaattcCAGTCTCATACATTAAGTGGGCAGGtgggtgaccctgggtaagttacttaatcctatctgtttcagtttcctgacatctttaaaaatagactggggaagggaatggcaaacttctccagtatctttgtcaagaaaattccagaaGGAGTCACAAatagtcagacataattgaaacaagaaaacagcaacaaagaatatcttaaagaaaaaaatactgaaaaatcgATGTCAAAGTTTCACTAATAGTATTGGCCAGAAATATAAATTCTGATGTGAAAAATTAAAGTCagaaaaatttattgaaatgctTTAACACAGACAATTTTgataatgtaaaatttaaaaaggtttttacaGAAATGAAACTAATGCTGttaaaatcagaagggaaaaagatACCTAGAAAAatttttgcagcaagtttctctgatgaaggtctcaAATCAAAGACATATCTAGAACTAATTCAAAATGAGTAAGAGAAAAAACCATTCCTGCTAGATAAATATGGCGAAAGGATATGAATCTACagttattaaaggaaaaattaaaggcTATACTCCCATTCACTAATAATCCTATCAATACAAGTTAAATCACACtgacaaagataaaaagaggacaatgacaaatgttggaagggccTCAGAAAAACAGCTGCATTAATGTACTGATGGTGGATTGTGAACTGGTCTAACCATTGTGAAAAGCAACTTTGCACTATGCCCCACAGTCACTAAACTATATATACCCTTTCACCCATGAAGACCACTATTAGGCtgacaaacaaaaaagatcaaataagGAGTAAAAGGTcctttatgtgcaaaaatatttataacaagaattttttttttttctataatagctCCAGAGGAAACTAAGGGGATTCCCAACTATTGAGGAATAGCTAAAGAAATTTATATACATTGTTGGAATATTAGTGTGCTTAAGACAAAATGAACAGTTTTAGTGGAAATATGAAAGACCTTTTTTAAACTGACACAGAATAAAGTATGCAAAACCAGGAGAACgatttatataaaaacaataatataacaaaaaaatctgaaaaattttaGAACTGACTGATACAATAATAAAAACCAATGGCACATCAGAGGACTAAAAATTAAACACAATACCCATCTACTGCCAAAGAGTTCATGAAATGCATAATGTGATATACATTTTTTTTGCCATGGCTaacatatatttgttataaaagttttcttttcctttttattgttcaGCATGagcagaggggaaggaaaggaagagctAAATGTTtgtgaaaatgaataattttttaaaactttacctGTTTTTGAGGGTCAGCATTTGTTTGAAATGACTTATTTATAtccttcagaaaaataatttcattttcatttagatTGCAGAAGTGGATAGAATTCAGAAGATCCGGAAGTTCCAGAGAAACTGTAGCTAAATCCTAATTTtagcaacaaagaaaaaaaggtatgAGATAATCTTAATTTGGTCtgtaaatttgaaaataaaaaactatttggtTAACAGAATCTATGGAAAaccaattttcaaagaataaaaaaaaaacttaacatttTTATCTAGGCCACCTAGTATTTATAGATTTAAGTTAATGGTTGTCAACATGTAAAATTGCTTATGAGTAACTGACATAAAAGAAAGTCCAAATTCAGTAATCTGAGTTgcaatttcaaaagaataaacATAACAAAAACATACTAAAGTGTTTTGCTACAACTTAAATGACATTCAataagtatactttttaaaaaataatcccttaactgtaatcttaattttaaaattaaagccttaatttttttatcttccaACAGTGTATATTTGCAGTGAAGAAGGAAAGCCAACTTGCTGTCTGTGAATAATTCAGATTACTTTAATGATTATTACTTCAACTGctataattattactttttccATGAGAGGAAAACTCAAATGAACTTCCAAAACACTctcagaactttttttaaaaatcaattttaagaaTCACAGATAATAGCATACTATAATATAGGAAAAATTTTTCATAGTATCAAAAGGCTTATTGAAATGATTTATGAAAGTTCCTTTGCATactccaaattttattttacctGCATGTGACCAGCGTCTGTTTCTTCATTGAAATCTAGAAAGgtaacctggaaaaaaaaaattctgctaagCTGAAATTTCCCCAACTGTCATATCAGAAGAAGTGGATAGAGAGAGCATAAAAGCAGAAGTccattaagaagaaaaattttaattgcttACCATAAGATGATTTTTCCAATATAATTCTGAATGTTTTATactaaaacttcttaaactgtagaatgaaatcccatatggggtcaggAAACTGAATGTACAGGTCACAAAAAAAGGTGGCAATAGTAAAAAATATCAAACATTCCACcagattttaattctttatgtaaaaataaacatatacatcTCACTGATATGTAAATttgtcttcatctttaaaaaagggtaaaattatatgtataccaaaaaattgtcttaaaataaattctaaacatACAAttttttggtatacatataattttaccatttgtttgtttgtatcagtaaatgtttgatttgtatacctattttctaTAGCCagagttgcataaaaatttctcaggtgaaaaatggaaaaaagttagGAAGCCCTGTCTTATATGACAGTCTTGAATATAAAACAGAAGAATCTGATGACCagtattttatgaatattaaagaTAGGGTTACCAAGCTGTACTAAATAGTATTCCATTCAACATAATGATGAGTAAACTAAAagatttatttcctcctctttttccctatttctatctCCCCCAAATTATGTTACAACTAAACCTTAGTCCTATATTTATGAATTGCCACTTTCCAAAGGGATTTTACAATCTGGTTGCCTCTTTTGATTGGTCCTCCATACAATAACCACAttaatcttctttttcattccaCTTAAAATTCCTAAGCTGGCTCTTCCAACATCAATAACTTAGTTTAATAGTCTCTTCTTCATTTTGGCTATAGGAAGAGTATGCAccggattttgttttgttttacaacaaTCTGCTCACTTTATATAAGAGACATTTAGTGAAAAAACTCTTGAAAATTACTTCAAGGGAAAATTACTTATGTTATTTCAGTTACTGAGAGACACCACAGACTACTAGATGGACAGTCAATCAGAGCTGGGTGCAAATTAGTCCCTTAGTATTCCAAGAAATCCTCTACAATTCTAAATCAGAGAGTGTGCCAATGTGTATCAGTGGAAGGTGTTTCCATACTAAGAGCTCCTTGCATTGATAAAATCAACCAACTAGATTCCACTCCCAATCTCTATCAATTACTATATTAGCAAAAAATTCAGGTTTTTATAtaagatttaaaattgaaaagactTGAAGAGACATATTGGAATAGAATAATTATTTGCCCTTAAACATATTTTCAATAGCGtgacaatattataaaatagcacTATCCTCAGTGATACACAAAAAATTCTACTTCTTATTGACTTCTTACAGAATTGACTGTATTGACTTCTTACAGAAAGCAAAGACCTAATTTAGTCTTCTGTGTTCTTGaaaacattcaaatatttaatGCTAGATTCAACAgtgttaactttaaaaaaatgaaaatattcagtcCTTTCTT
Encoded here:
- the AKAP11 gene encoding A-kinase anchor protein 11 isoform X3; translated protein: MDTYQTVKSNKMKTMKATMSVKKSFIEGVLQSIKSLLQSQKELCVVSAEEYIKPEEQTNMVEVTFLDFNEETDAGHMQDLATVSLELPDLLNSIHFCNLNENEIIFLKDINKSFQTNADPQKQNHFSSVLCVMRVSPATSPRLRVDFVFNLLSKYATGIRYTLETYLRQKRHLEKCHGDDDDTNQSVSSIEDDFVTAFEQLDEDEPSKMHSDGISFATLQSQCDAASQTIPAHCLEASDSEFLITSMRQKSVAKSSSSSLINVLGFKEQPSNVKNSVTTSISEPWTQRSLYKSCHPSDINVTLQKTLFSSSPADSSESECSSPSPVIFLDEEGYQKSLKAKLELPKIPVGKDGIEDSDSEIGEFFDSFDQFDELEQASDASCQLKWEPVVGNPSKKRVHKHGKSCSITTTMNPQKFKFDRPTLPANVRKPTPRKPESPYSNLYDVPDSPRPVKTSGEDSGLFSPIRSSAFSPLGSCSTTECYCHIDVNGEKFNENHDNIYYHAYSDYANNVSCEILGSVFHSQFVPKYTENLSCIDSIVSTLDLKPRELDWKVRSKYKSLMIKQNIQKFAADLVEKSFGYAFKDLQKGVSSCTNALCSLAMKLTSSVFDMAFNEIGRRRAFSLKERAISGLASFLVGDALTSALRDLHFVKKQIFTNTAARFAADLAEELIFEGLMEVCQFSHPSTPTGTHNSPFDYEDKVVRSYAKDLSESVIQEAFIELSQVDVTFTTKAAISVSMDNIKCVSAESVLQSTQTSASFPTCHDQMLRALNPVQDYTKEYTVQQALFCTSGIVTSIPVPLAGSALGRYYTSSNTYQLSSHLPSDNSHKMNNDSTQTSFMTKNKEEEVACLRNIYLSSKHNASNENNHEFSYNQNDLKLTNSIGINDCSELACDLSAINSFSGTMVDMIVTETYEAIATSKVTKGVGELSDYLKKGKAEEKILLTHDGTSLQHGESSSKNYFADHLSKYIIKYSIDESTLVASNNKNLAHSTGMPTCVNSFRKDVPSLVKKHETTEKQFLPAVKEESQLTLNEVTNFQDGPYQSTQDMPLLVKDYVPEYKESVAPKISSATIPPCPDITFQGQNTEELTEAMDSSIKSFDKSLKKHDLSKTVLGSLPFGQEIWFSPAHTFSPTVLSGEDISQVEDKQKIRDGNIIPHTPPPTPLVPLQISSEQNLRKLTKKLKGELAKEFAPATPPSTPRNPSLNGLSENEQNTIEKEEFMLKLMRSLSEEVESSEDEEYPEMHMKSECSEKTAQYANNLATHIISLATDMAASYLHDKSFQEPSIKSHLNVQSQTSGYAALVNKDETLQCLQDYAGDVAGNVIREAKKMVKSKHCKLLRLKKNNCHVDSLCLKRDERDCYSKEKWNIQTEQWPREVDPLNHSLFQNSFMSGLTSKYPSCESVTDEYAGHIIQVLKREGANSELIMDQYASRLAYRSIKSGLQQAARKIQLKYNRKIFPVRSSQMNSKNELLKFLNKDKHQIDKKGQGKRNIDHLCENQADERAKLTQRIDCPELLKFSESLAYSITRDVTRKLKMSTVGLPKSLTDSCLYKKSACEEDMGTYVESAFPKSLQLSSPKQKLYHSTSSLNEYGYGDSIIQAIEQYARKIVDDTLEISLESAVLQVSKNRKSADRFTYAEKLSPFSGTACRYCNLKEHHNFMGKSSQYFFGQESSARNQPVPNSKRVPGCQKSRLFHLDVPKIHIDLEQKVVLAEKIVAAAIEKAEREISNTSLTADSGIGKDGVSFADSLTTEIMTSAMMNIGHNVNISSIGKEGFQSVDSVGSQQMSLSIGDDSSWSNLSFEDDHQDESSSFLHLSDSDGTDDKDEEHKHVIEGLEEIGKKLSIVNIDMAPCVVDPQLRLALQWLAASEADVEQLYFHDSAKKEFMLLSKRVREKEWKVGDLLQAVLKYYEMMEKASDEERCKPLFCWILENA
- the AKAP11 gene encoding A-kinase anchor protein 11 isoform X1 — its product is MDTYQTVKSNKMKTMKATMSVKKSFIEGVLQSIKSLLQSQKELCVVSAEEYIKPEEQTNMVEVTFLDFNEETDAGHMQDLATVSLELPDLLNSIHFCNLNENEIIFLKDINKSFQTNADPQKQNHFSSVLCVMRVSPATSPRLRVDFVFNLLSKYATGIRYTLETYLRQKRHLEKCHGDDDDTNQSVSSIEDDFVTAFEQLDEDEPSKMHSDGISFATLQSQCDAASQTIPAHCLEASDSEFLITSMRQKSVAKSSSSSLINVLGFKEQPSNVKNSVTTSISEPWTQRSLYKSCHPSDINVTLQKTLFSSSPADSSESECSSPSPVIFLDEEGYQKSLKAKLELPKIPVGKDGIEDSDSEIGEFFDSFDQFDELEQASDASCQLKWEPVVGNPSKKRVHKHGKSCSITTTMNPQKFKFDRPTLPANVRKPTPRKPESPYSNLYDVPDSPRPVKTSGEDSGLFSPIRSSAFSPLGSCSTTECYCHIDVNGEKFNENHDNIYYHAYSDYANNVSCEILGSVFHSQFVPKYTENLSCIDSIVSTLDLKPRELDWKVRSKYKSLMIKQNIQKFAADLVEKSFGYAFKDLQKGVSSCTNALCSLAMKLTSSVFDMAFNEIGRRRAFSLKERAISGLASFLVGDALTSALRDLHFVKKQIFTNTAARFAADLAEELIFEGLMEVCQFSHPSTPTGTHNSPFDYEDKVVRSYAKDLSESVIQEAFIELSQVDVTFTTKAAISVSMDNIKCVSAESVLQSTQTSASFPTCHDQMLRALNPVQDYTKEYTVQQALFCTSGIVTSIPVPLAGSALGRYYTSSNTYQLSSHLPSDNSHKMNNDSTQTSFMTKNKEEEVACLRNIYLSSKHNASNENNHEFSYNQNDLKLTNSIGINDCSELACDLSAINSFSGTMVDMIVTETYEAIATSKVTKGVGELSDYLKKGKAEEKILLTHDGTSLQHGESSSKNYFADHLSKYIIKYSIDESTLVASNNKNLAHSTGMPTCVNSFRKDVPSLVKKHETTEKQFLPAVKEESQLTLNEVTNFQDGPYQSTQDMPLLVKDYVPEYKESVAPKISSATIPPCPDITFQGQNTEELTEAMDSSIKSFDKSLKKHDLSKTVLGSLPFGQEIWFSPAHTFSPTVLSGEDISQVEDKQKIRDGNIIPHTPPPTPLVPLQISSEQNLRKLTKKLKGELAKEFAPATPPSTPRNPSLNGLSENEQNTIEKEEFMLKLMRSLSEEVESSEDEEYPEMHMKSECSEKTAQYANNLATHIISLATDMAASYLHDKSFQEPSIKSHLNVQSQTSGYAALVNKDETLQCLQDYAGDVAGNVIREAKKMVKSKHCKLLRLKKNNCHVDSLCLKRDERDCYSKEKWNIQTEQWPREVDPLNHSLFQNSFMSGLTSKYPSCESVTDEYAGHIIQVLKREGANSELIMDQYASRLAYRSIKSGLQQAARKIQLKYNRKIFPVRSSQMNSKNELLKFLNKDKHQIDKKGQGKRNIDHLCENQADERAKLTQRIDCPELLKFSESLAYSITRDVTRKLKMSTVGLPKSLTDSCLYKKSACEEDMGTYVESAFPKSLQLSSPKQKLYHSTSSLNEYGYGDSIIQAIEQYARKIVDDTLEISLESAVLQVSKNRKSADRFTYAEKLSPFSGTACRYCNLKEHHNFMGKSSQYFFGQESSARNQPVPNSKRVPGCQKSRLFHLDVPKIHIDLEQKVVLAEKIVAAAIEKAEREISNTSLTADSGIGKDGVSFADSLTTEIMTSAMMNIGHNVNISSIGKEGFQSVDSVGSQQMSLSIGDDSSWSNLSFEDDHQDESSSFLHLSDSNGNSSSWSSLGLEGDMCEENLSFPTSDSDGTDDKDEEHKHVIEGLEEIGKKLSIVNIDMAPCVVDPQLRLALQWLAASEADVEQLYFHDSAKKEFMLLSKRVREKEWKVGDLLQAVLKYYEMMEKASDEERCKPLFCWILENA